The Littorina saxatilis isolate snail1 linkage group LG15, US_GU_Lsax_2.0, whole genome shotgun sequence genome contains a region encoding:
- the LOC138949164 gene encoding uncharacterized protein isoform X1, producing the protein MRPFRYLSSSRETRSLLCFEHRENFEPWLVQLARDRCAACFAMLSLREITRAWNTDRVYFSLCAFIFISTNCFSRTIMPRTCAVATCVNSETKLRKWGADICEKHHIAQKNCDCSWPFELRPFPSAEREPVIREEWIKRVYGKDSASSHERLEPNKEGRVCSQHFLPGDTVPTLNLGHSRKQVKKKSHPRRRYNSYATVQCRVKEEKNPDVEPPSTPRPNSDVGNGCPSQAKTTTTLFPSYLRPNRCSLPSMTENTARVGKEGQCRVAEERQLIIGNEFAECWSSVGKNEGLQSDTSIAKFLLDMYKNRCSSSTPMAKDNIDSAAMCGKCCTNLILYCPTCQQPSQKQPVQHSSQTSLSQKQTLQDSSVRNPPFQSTSSRESTVHALSLQNSSLQGLAVQSRPWQKVFVQKTAKKTDVDKSSQKVVLPVQVADFLSKGGQFLAQPPTSSVAVPVALHKAGSLHTPVQLAGTASPSGLKFSQISDDVKEEAVNCDTEAFGVLSEEGEDRMDRTEGREVDVRIKQEPGIDDVEPLVVRPSCKPASDRTLHDTVGPEDDLTGLPIHFAETAGIGGNVNSNTGTKEGVQKNYECKLCGSVYRSCSGLHGHKRAKHSGKVYTCDRCDMQTQYKSRLRMHASKCKGRSSVATLVSETSVGEESLPSDKTVDGVASPANTATGMSALTAETAADSSGSMKNDGGKKTGRKAYMCNFCGAVYGNYSSWNCHRKAKHSGKVYTCNICGLQSPYKTKINRHARKCEGLTYRNRNLIADRQMPKALKMSSITCEAPSVEVTTEQVTAKALPGEMGPGSKEAVSHSQAVASSEPIGVPTSVVDFKTATEPSQTNPPSAPANTLLGLAEAVTLTLRQQEKSEVVSTSRKVEESAPAHTTFFEAGSTIGPAEDSGSDLTCDICGKVCPSLFKLRFHKREKHDPEPLWKHHCQECDMSFKEKRSFEAHMNNHRGLKPFSCSLCGSCFASSVYLRHHLNRCRNGKPREYVTHHCDSCDKSFKEKRQFDAHMNSHLGVKPFLCSQCGMSYAHASYLRRHQRRCRAGQPRTYVKYHCDECDQSFKEKRQFEGHMNNHRGLNPFLCSQCGMCFASSMDLKNHRQTCGKTLSGTDKKKKKKKETVEITGGEENLKEVISQSDNC; encoded by the exons AtgagaccttttcggtatctgagcagctctcgcgagacacgctctttgttatgctttgaacatcgcgagaacttcgaaccttggcttgtgcagctcgcaagAGATCGCTGtgccgcatgctttgctatgctaagtttgcgagagattacgagagcttggaataccgatagggtctatttctctctttgtgcttttatttttatttccaCAAATTGCTTCTCCAGGACCATCATGCCGAGAACATGTGCGGTTGCCACCTGCGTCAACAGCGAGACCAAGCTCAGAAAATGGGGAGCAGACATCTGTGAAAAACACCACATTGCACAGAAGAACTGCGACTGTAGCTGGCCATTTGAACTGCGGCCCTTTCCATCAGCAGAAAGAGAGCCTGTCATACGTGAAGAATGGATCAAGCGG GTGTATGGGAAAGATTCGGCCAGCAGCCACGAGAGATTGGAGCCCAACAAGGAAGGTCGTGTGTGCTCCCAACACTTTCTGCCAGGTGATACCGTTCCAACTCTGAACCTGGGTCACAGCAGGAAGCAAGTGAAGAAGAAAAGCCACCCTAGACGCCGCTACAACAGCTACGCTACAGTCCAGTGTCGTGTGAAGGAGGAAAAGAACCCTGATGTTGAGCCACCTTCTACTCCTCGGCCTAACTCTGATGTTGGTAATGGCTGTCCTTCGCAGGCGAAGACGACCACAACTTTGTTTCCATCA TACTTGCGCCCTAATCGCTGTAGCCTCCCAAGCATGACAGAGAACACAGCAAGAGTGGGCAAGGAAGGGCAGTGTCGTGTAGCAGAGGAGAGGCAGTTGATCATTGGCAATGAGTTTGCTGAATGTTGGAGTTCCGTGGGGAAAAATGAAGGTCTTCAGTCCGACACCAGCATTGCCAAGTTTCTGTTAGATAT GTACAAGAACAGATGTTCATCTTCAACTCCAATGGCAAAGGACAACATAGACTCAGCTGCTATGTGTGGAAAGTGTTGCACCAATCTCATTCTGTATTGTCCAACCTGTCAGCAACCATCCCAGAAACAACCTGTGCAACATTCTTCACAGACATCACtatcacagaaacaaacattgcAGGATTCATCAGTGAGAAATCCACCTTTTCAAAGCACATCTTCGCGGGAATCAACTGTACACGCACTTTCTCTGCAGAATTCATCATTGCAAGGACTAGCTGTACAGAGCAGGCCATGGCAGAAGGTATTTGTACAGAAAACTGCTAAGAAAACTGATGTGGATAAATCATCACAAAAAGTGGTTTTACCTGTACAAGTGGCAGATTTTTTGTCAAAGGGAGGTCAGTTCCTAGCACAGCCACCAACTTCTTCTGTAGCAGTGCCAGTTGCATTACACAAGGCCGGGTCTTTACACACACCTGTGCAGTTGGCGGGTACTGCATCACCAAGCGGACTGAAGTTTTCACAAATATCAGATGATGTGAAAGAAGAAGCTGTAAACTGTGACACAGAAGCCTTCGGTGTGTTATCTGAGGAAGGGGAAGATCGTATGGACAGAACAGAAGGCAGAGAAGTGGATGTACGCATTAAACAAGAACCGGGCATTGACGATGTTGAACCTTTGGTTGTCAGGCCTAGTTGTAAACCCGCCTCAGATAGGACATTGCATGACACAGTGGGACCAGAAGATGATTTGACAGGACTTCCAATCCACTTTGCAGAGACAGCAG GTATCGGTGGCAATGTCAACAGCAACACTGGAACAAAAGAGGGGGTCCAGAAAAACTATGAGTGCAAGTTATGTGGTAGCGTCTACCGGTCCTGCTCTGGCTTACACGGCCACAAGAGAGCAAAGCATTCTGGGAAAGTGTACACCTGCGACAGGTGTGACATGCAGACCCAGTATAAAAGTAGACTCAGGATGCACGCTTCCAAATGCAAAGGACGGAGTAGCGTTGCAACGCTTGTCTCAGAAACGTCCGTGGGAGAGGAAAGCTTACCTTCAGATAAGACTGTGGATGGTGTGGCGTCACCAGCCAATACAGCCACTGGAATGTCGGCCCTTACTGCAGAGACAGCAGCAG ATTCCAGTGGCAGCATGAAAAATGATGGAGGGAAGAAAACAGGCAGGAAAGCCTATATGTGCAATTTCTGTGGGGCTGTATACGGGAACTATTCCTCCTGGAATTGTCACAGGAAAGCCAAGCATTCAGGAAAAGTGTATACCTGCAACATCTGCGGCCTTCAGTCTCCTTACAAAACCAAGATCAACAGGCACGCACGAAAATGCGAAGGTCTGACGTACCGAAACAGAAACCTCATCGCCGACAGACAAATGCCAAAGGCTTTGAAAATGAGCAGCATCACCTGTGAAGCACCTTCTGTTGAAGTTACTACAGAACAAGTCACTGCCAAGGCGTTACCTGGTGAGATGGGACCAGGTTCAAAAGAAGCAGTTTCCCATTCCCAAGCTGTTGCATCATCAGAGCCAATTGGAGTGCCGACaagtgttgttgattttaaaaCAGCTACTGAGCCGTCACAaacaaatccaccttctgcacCTGCAAACACACTGTTAGGACTGGCTGAAGCCGTGACATTGACATTGCGTCAACAAGAAAAATCTGAAGTGGTTTCCACTTCAAGGAAAGTTGAAGAATCTGCACCAGCGCATACTACTTTTTTTGAAGCAG GTAGCACGATCGGACCGGCAGAAGACAGCGGGTCAGACCTCACCTGTGACATCTGCGGCAAAGTCTGCCCTTCGTTGTTTAAACTTCGCTTCCACAAGAGGGAAAAGCACGACCCAGAGCCACTGTGGAAGCATCATTGTCAGGAGTGTGACATGTCCTTCAAGGAAAAACGGAGCTTTGAGGCTCATATGAACAACCACCGGGGCCTCAAGCCTTTCTCCTGCAGTCTCTGTGGTAGCTGCTTCGCCTCTTCCGTGTATCTCAGACATCATCTCAATCGCTGTCGTAACGGAAAGCCCAGAGAGTATGTTACTCATCATTGTGATTCATGCGACAAGAGTTTCAAGGAAAAGCGTCAGTTTGACGCTCATATGAACAGCCACCTTGGTGTCAAGCCTTTTCTGTGTAGTCAGTGTGGCATGTCTTACGCTCATGCTTCCTATTTGAGACGGCACCAGAGACGCTGTCGGGCAGGCCAGCCCAGAACTTACGTCAAGTATCATTGCGATGAGTGTGACCAATCTTTTAAGGAGAAACGACAGTTTGAAGGTCACATGAACAACCACCGCGGCCTGAATCCCTTTTTATGCAGCCAATGCGGCATGTGTTTTGCCTCATCGATGGATCTGAAAAATCATCGGCAAACCTGTGGTAAAACCTTGTCTGGAAcagataagaagaagaaaaagaagaaagaaactgtgGAGATAACTGGTGGTGAGGAGAACTTGAAGGAAGTGATCTCCCAGTCAGACAACTGCTAA
- the LOC138949164 gene encoding uncharacterized protein isoform X2: protein MPRTCAVATCVNSETKLRKWGADICEKHHIAQKNCDCSWPFELRPFPSAEREPVIREEWIKRVYGKDSASSHERLEPNKEGRVCSQHFLPGDTVPTLNLGHSRKQVKKKSHPRRRYNSYATVQCRVKEEKNPDVEPPSTPRPNSDVGNGCPSQAKTTTTLFPSYLRPNRCSLPSMTENTARVGKEGQCRVAEERQLIIGNEFAECWSSVGKNEGLQSDTSIAKFLLDMYKNRCSSSTPMAKDNIDSAAMCGKCCTNLILYCPTCQQPSQKQPVQHSSQTSLSQKQTLQDSSVRNPPFQSTSSRESTVHALSLQNSSLQGLAVQSRPWQKVFVQKTAKKTDVDKSSQKVVLPVQVADFLSKGGQFLAQPPTSSVAVPVALHKAGSLHTPVQLAGTASPSGLKFSQISDDVKEEAVNCDTEAFGVLSEEGEDRMDRTEGREVDVRIKQEPGIDDVEPLVVRPSCKPASDRTLHDTVGPEDDLTGLPIHFAETAGIGGNVNSNTGTKEGVQKNYECKLCGSVYRSCSGLHGHKRAKHSGKVYTCDRCDMQTQYKSRLRMHASKCKGRSSVATLVSETSVGEESLPSDKTVDGVASPANTATGMSALTAETAADSSGSMKNDGGKKTGRKAYMCNFCGAVYGNYSSWNCHRKAKHSGKVYTCNICGLQSPYKTKINRHARKCEGLTYRNRNLIADRQMPKALKMSSITCEAPSVEVTTEQVTAKALPGEMGPGSKEAVSHSQAVASSEPIGVPTSVVDFKTATEPSQTNPPSAPANTLLGLAEAVTLTLRQQEKSEVVSTSRKVEESAPAHTTFFEAGSTIGPAEDSGSDLTCDICGKVCPSLFKLRFHKREKHDPEPLWKHHCQECDMSFKEKRSFEAHMNNHRGLKPFSCSLCGSCFASSVYLRHHLNRCRNGKPREYVTHHCDSCDKSFKEKRQFDAHMNSHLGVKPFLCSQCGMSYAHASYLRRHQRRCRAGQPRTYVKYHCDECDQSFKEKRQFEGHMNNHRGLNPFLCSQCGMCFASSMDLKNHRQTCGKTLSGTDKKKKKKKETVEITGGEENLKEVISQSDNC, encoded by the exons ATGCCGAGAACATGTGCGGTTGCCACCTGCGTCAACAGCGAGACCAAGCTCAGAAAATGGGGAGCAGACATCTGTGAAAAACACCACATTGCACAGAAGAACTGCGACTGTAGCTGGCCATTTGAACTGCGGCCCTTTCCATCAGCAGAAAGAGAGCCTGTCATACGTGAAGAATGGATCAAGCGG GTGTATGGGAAAGATTCGGCCAGCAGCCACGAGAGATTGGAGCCCAACAAGGAAGGTCGTGTGTGCTCCCAACACTTTCTGCCAGGTGATACCGTTCCAACTCTGAACCTGGGTCACAGCAGGAAGCAAGTGAAGAAGAAAAGCCACCCTAGACGCCGCTACAACAGCTACGCTACAGTCCAGTGTCGTGTGAAGGAGGAAAAGAACCCTGATGTTGAGCCACCTTCTACTCCTCGGCCTAACTCTGATGTTGGTAATGGCTGTCCTTCGCAGGCGAAGACGACCACAACTTTGTTTCCATCA TACTTGCGCCCTAATCGCTGTAGCCTCCCAAGCATGACAGAGAACACAGCAAGAGTGGGCAAGGAAGGGCAGTGTCGTGTAGCAGAGGAGAGGCAGTTGATCATTGGCAATGAGTTTGCTGAATGTTGGAGTTCCGTGGGGAAAAATGAAGGTCTTCAGTCCGACACCAGCATTGCCAAGTTTCTGTTAGATAT GTACAAGAACAGATGTTCATCTTCAACTCCAATGGCAAAGGACAACATAGACTCAGCTGCTATGTGTGGAAAGTGTTGCACCAATCTCATTCTGTATTGTCCAACCTGTCAGCAACCATCCCAGAAACAACCTGTGCAACATTCTTCACAGACATCACtatcacagaaacaaacattgcAGGATTCATCAGTGAGAAATCCACCTTTTCAAAGCACATCTTCGCGGGAATCAACTGTACACGCACTTTCTCTGCAGAATTCATCATTGCAAGGACTAGCTGTACAGAGCAGGCCATGGCAGAAGGTATTTGTACAGAAAACTGCTAAGAAAACTGATGTGGATAAATCATCACAAAAAGTGGTTTTACCTGTACAAGTGGCAGATTTTTTGTCAAAGGGAGGTCAGTTCCTAGCACAGCCACCAACTTCTTCTGTAGCAGTGCCAGTTGCATTACACAAGGCCGGGTCTTTACACACACCTGTGCAGTTGGCGGGTACTGCATCACCAAGCGGACTGAAGTTTTCACAAATATCAGATGATGTGAAAGAAGAAGCTGTAAACTGTGACACAGAAGCCTTCGGTGTGTTATCTGAGGAAGGGGAAGATCGTATGGACAGAACAGAAGGCAGAGAAGTGGATGTACGCATTAAACAAGAACCGGGCATTGACGATGTTGAACCTTTGGTTGTCAGGCCTAGTTGTAAACCCGCCTCAGATAGGACATTGCATGACACAGTGGGACCAGAAGATGATTTGACAGGACTTCCAATCCACTTTGCAGAGACAGCAG GTATCGGTGGCAATGTCAACAGCAACACTGGAACAAAAGAGGGGGTCCAGAAAAACTATGAGTGCAAGTTATGTGGTAGCGTCTACCGGTCCTGCTCTGGCTTACACGGCCACAAGAGAGCAAAGCATTCTGGGAAAGTGTACACCTGCGACAGGTGTGACATGCAGACCCAGTATAAAAGTAGACTCAGGATGCACGCTTCCAAATGCAAAGGACGGAGTAGCGTTGCAACGCTTGTCTCAGAAACGTCCGTGGGAGAGGAAAGCTTACCTTCAGATAAGACTGTGGATGGTGTGGCGTCACCAGCCAATACAGCCACTGGAATGTCGGCCCTTACTGCAGAGACAGCAGCAG ATTCCAGTGGCAGCATGAAAAATGATGGAGGGAAGAAAACAGGCAGGAAAGCCTATATGTGCAATTTCTGTGGGGCTGTATACGGGAACTATTCCTCCTGGAATTGTCACAGGAAAGCCAAGCATTCAGGAAAAGTGTATACCTGCAACATCTGCGGCCTTCAGTCTCCTTACAAAACCAAGATCAACAGGCACGCACGAAAATGCGAAGGTCTGACGTACCGAAACAGAAACCTCATCGCCGACAGACAAATGCCAAAGGCTTTGAAAATGAGCAGCATCACCTGTGAAGCACCTTCTGTTGAAGTTACTACAGAACAAGTCACTGCCAAGGCGTTACCTGGTGAGATGGGACCAGGTTCAAAAGAAGCAGTTTCCCATTCCCAAGCTGTTGCATCATCAGAGCCAATTGGAGTGCCGACaagtgttgttgattttaaaaCAGCTACTGAGCCGTCACAaacaaatccaccttctgcacCTGCAAACACACTGTTAGGACTGGCTGAAGCCGTGACATTGACATTGCGTCAACAAGAAAAATCTGAAGTGGTTTCCACTTCAAGGAAAGTTGAAGAATCTGCACCAGCGCATACTACTTTTTTTGAAGCAG GTAGCACGATCGGACCGGCAGAAGACAGCGGGTCAGACCTCACCTGTGACATCTGCGGCAAAGTCTGCCCTTCGTTGTTTAAACTTCGCTTCCACAAGAGGGAAAAGCACGACCCAGAGCCACTGTGGAAGCATCATTGTCAGGAGTGTGACATGTCCTTCAAGGAAAAACGGAGCTTTGAGGCTCATATGAACAACCACCGGGGCCTCAAGCCTTTCTCCTGCAGTCTCTGTGGTAGCTGCTTCGCCTCTTCCGTGTATCTCAGACATCATCTCAATCGCTGTCGTAACGGAAAGCCCAGAGAGTATGTTACTCATCATTGTGATTCATGCGACAAGAGTTTCAAGGAAAAGCGTCAGTTTGACGCTCATATGAACAGCCACCTTGGTGTCAAGCCTTTTCTGTGTAGTCAGTGTGGCATGTCTTACGCTCATGCTTCCTATTTGAGACGGCACCAGAGACGCTGTCGGGCAGGCCAGCCCAGAACTTACGTCAAGTATCATTGCGATGAGTGTGACCAATCTTTTAAGGAGAAACGACAGTTTGAAGGTCACATGAACAACCACCGCGGCCTGAATCCCTTTTTATGCAGCCAATGCGGCATGTGTTTTGCCTCATCGATGGATCTGAAAAATCATCGGCAAACCTGTGGTAAAACCTTGTCTGGAAcagataagaagaagaaaaagaagaaagaaactgtgGAGATAACTGGTGGTGAGGAGAACTTGAAGGAAGTGATCTCCCAGTCAGACAACTGCTAA